The proteins below come from a single Cupriavidus pauculus genomic window:
- the czcI gene encoding cation efflux protein, CzcI family: MRRVFLIFLLLVLPFQFAWSAAVPYCQHEQQPARSWHLGHHEHEHEAKKKQDAKALVDADCDYCHVASTPLASIAPSGVTLHERVPTSMPSIDRKIRSHVPEAPERPNWSRLA; this comes from the coding sequence TTGCGCCGCGTCTTTCTGATCTTCCTGCTGCTCGTCCTGCCGTTCCAGTTCGCCTGGTCTGCGGCGGTACCGTATTGCCAGCATGAACAGCAGCCCGCGCGGTCGTGGCATCTGGGGCATCACGAACACGAGCACGAAGCCAAGAAGAAGCAGGACGCGAAGGCGCTCGTCGACGCCGACTGCGACTATTGCCACGTGGCGTCGACACCGCTTGCGTCCATCGCCCCGTCGGGCGTGACGCTTCACGAACGGGTGCCGACGTCGATGCCGTCGATCGACCGCAAGATCCGCTCGCATGTGCCCGAGGCACCCGAACGTCCCAACTGGTCCCGTCTCGCCTGA
- a CDS encoding zf-TFIIB domain-containing protein — MKCPVCPDAVLTMTDRQGIEIDYCPQCRGVWLDRGELDKLVERATDGRAPRAARERHESSDYRYPQQGSRDHDYGHGGHGKRRKSWLEEIFD, encoded by the coding sequence ATGAAATGTCCGGTCTGCCCCGATGCCGTGCTCACGATGACGGATCGCCAGGGCATTGAAATCGATTACTGCCCGCAATGCCGCGGTGTCTGGCTCGATCGCGGGGAACTGGACAAGCTGGTCGAACGCGCGACCGACGGGAGGGCGCCGCGCGCGGCCCGCGAGCGTCACGAGTCGTCGGACTATCGTTATCCGCAACAGGGCTCGCGCGACCATGACTACGGCCATGGTGGCCATGGCAAGCGCCGCAAATCCTGGCTCGAAGAGATTTTCGATTAA
- a CDS encoding type 1 glutamine amidotransferase domain-containing protein, whose translation MKVLIVLTSHDTLGNTGKKTGFWLEELAAPFYVFKEAGAEIVLASPKGGQPPLDPKSNEPGFQTDDTRRFEADSEARAQLAQTHKLKDVANDRFDAVFYPGGHGPMWDLVNDQDSIGLLERTYAAKIPLALVCHAPGALRYVKGPDGKPLVNGKSVTGFSNSEEEAVQLTNVVPFLVEDALKANGGKYSSGPDWVSHVLTDGLLVTGQNPGSSADGARALLKLLRR comes from the coding sequence ATGAAAGTCCTGATAGTGCTGACCTCGCATGACACGCTTGGCAATACGGGCAAGAAGACGGGCTTCTGGCTCGAGGAACTGGCCGCGCCCTTCTACGTATTCAAGGAAGCCGGCGCGGAGATCGTCCTTGCTTCGCCGAAGGGTGGCCAGCCGCCGCTCGACCCAAAAAGCAATGAACCGGGGTTCCAGACCGACGACACGCGGCGCTTCGAGGCCGACAGCGAGGCACGCGCGCAGCTCGCGCAGACGCACAAGCTCAAGGACGTCGCGAACGACAGGTTCGACGCAGTGTTCTATCCGGGCGGACACGGGCCGATGTGGGACCTCGTCAACGATCAGGATTCGATCGGCCTGCTCGAGCGCACCTACGCGGCAAAGATTCCGCTGGCGCTCGTCTGTCACGCGCCAGGCGCGCTGCGCTATGTGAAGGGTCCCGACGGCAAGCCACTGGTGAACGGCAAGTCGGTCACAGGCTTCTCCAACAGCGAGGAAGAGGCGGTGCAACTGACGAACGTGGTGCCGTTCCTCGTTGAGGATGCGCTGAAGGCCAACGGCGGCAAATATTCGAGCGGACCGGACTGGGTCTCCCATGTACTGACCGATGGACTGCTGGTCACGGGCCAGAATCCGGGATCGTCGGCCGACGGTGCGCGCGCGCTGCTGAAGCTGCTGCGGAGATAG
- a CDS encoding PLP-dependent aminotransferase family protein — MIATTLEPVHDVMPSQAGADISSMLYHRIADAIERSIDQGIFRAGERIPSVRQASQQHRISINTVVRAYLLLESRGVIESRPQSGFFVRPRLDFSATSSPVSTERLIAMHDTAARSAPAIDDDIDVTSLVLGTLRAIQQDNAMPLGSPYPDTALLPSQRIAQYVGVQARRCGDSAMLDGLPPGHPALIRQLARRYVERGQPADPNEFIVTCGATEAVRLCLQSVARPGDAVVVESPCYYGMLETITHLGMRAIEIPSDASGSIDMALLREAIDTQTVAACVITANFPNPVGRQMPEDKKREIVELLTGRDIPIVENDEYSELHVGAHHPTSLKTYDTRGLVLHCGSFSRCLTHRHRIGWALPGRFRQQVEKLKFLSAITTPPSVQLAIAEYLQHDGYDHHLRRLRRRIVQNASIAMAAIRRCFPAGTRAHAPEGGYLMWIELPQGIDTLALYRSALACGISIAPGRLFSSDHRFANFLRLNFSGEWTSETDRAMQTLGQLATASMATSDRSQGLH; from the coding sequence ATGATCGCGACCACGCTCGAACCCGTCCACGACGTCATGCCCAGCCAGGCTGGTGCCGATATCTCGTCGATGCTCTATCACCGTATTGCCGATGCCATCGAGCGGTCGATCGATCAGGGCATCTTCCGCGCCGGCGAGCGCATTCCATCGGTGCGGCAGGCAAGCCAGCAGCATCGCATCAGCATCAACACCGTGGTGCGCGCGTATCTGCTGCTCGAAAGCCGCGGCGTGATCGAAAGCCGGCCGCAGTCGGGATTCTTCGTGCGGCCGCGTTTGGATTTCTCGGCAACGTCGTCGCCGGTATCGACCGAGCGCCTGATCGCGATGCATGACACGGCCGCACGATCGGCGCCCGCGATCGATGACGACATCGACGTCACCTCGCTCGTACTCGGCACGCTGCGCGCGATCCAGCAGGACAACGCGATGCCGCTCGGCTCCCCGTATCCCGATACCGCGCTGCTGCCTTCGCAACGCATCGCGCAATACGTGGGTGTGCAGGCGCGGCGCTGCGGCGACAGCGCGATGCTCGACGGACTGCCGCCCGGGCATCCGGCACTGATCCGCCAGCTCGCGCGCCGTTACGTCGAGCGCGGCCAGCCGGCGGATCCCAACGAGTTCATCGTGACATGCGGCGCGACGGAAGCCGTGCGCCTGTGCCTGCAGTCGGTGGCGCGTCCCGGCGATGCGGTGGTCGTCGAGTCGCCCTGCTATTACGGCATGCTCGAGACCATTACCCACCTGGGCATGCGCGCGATCGAGATTCCGAGCGATGCGTCGGGCAGCATCGACATGGCCCTGCTGCGCGAGGCCATCGATACGCAGACCGTGGCCGCCTGCGTGATCACCGCCAACTTCCCGAATCCCGTGGGCCGCCAGATGCCCGAAGACAAGAAGCGCGAGATCGTCGAGTTGCTGACGGGCAGGGACATTCCCATCGTCGAGAACGACGAATACAGCGAACTGCACGTCGGCGCGCACCATCCCACGTCACTGAAGACGTACGACACGCGCGGACTGGTCCTGCATTGCGGCTCGTTCTCGCGTTGCCTCACGCATCGCCACCGCATCGGCTGGGCATTGCCGGGCCGCTTCCGCCAGCAGGTGGAGAAGCTCAAGTTCCTGAGCGCGATCACGACGCCGCCGAGCGTGCAGCTCGCGATTGCCGAGTATCTGCAGCACGACGGATACGACCATCACCTTCGCCGGTTGCGCCGGCGCATCGTCCAGAACGCCAGCATCGCGATGGCGGCGATCCGTCGCTGCTTCCCCGCGGGAACGCGCGCGCATGCACCGGAGGGCGGATACCTGATGTGGATCGAACTGCCGCAGGGCATCGACACGCTGGCCCTGTACCGCAGCGCGCTCGCGTGCGGCATCTCCATCGCGCCGGGCCGCCTGTTCAGCAGCGACCATCGGTTCGCCAATTTCCTGCGGCTGAACTTCAGCGGGGAATGGACGAGCGAAACCGATCGCGCGATGCAGACGCTCGGCCAGCTTGCCACCGCATCGATGGCGACTTCCGATCGCTCGCAAGGCCTGCATTGA
- a CDS encoding FdhF/YdeP family oxidoreductase, translated as MSSKPTPEDGYIAPYTHPAAGWGALKYVAINLVKEKVAGGKYVTLFRQNQPDGFDCPGCAWPDREHGSTFEFCENGVKAVAAEATSKRVTPEFFAEHSVTSLLTQTDYELEQHGRLTHPMVYDALADRYVAIDWDEAFALIARHLRALDTPDAAAFYTSGRASNEAAFLYQLFVRAYGTNNFPDCSNMCHEATSRGMPVTVGVGKATVVLDDFEHADTILIFGHNAATNHPRMLGELRECARRGTMIVSINPLRERGMERFTSPQHASEMITGSSTKIASMFVQPQLGGDFALIKGMAKRLIEMDDAARERGEPSLIDEDFVRRHTHGYDAFVADLRAENWADIVEQSGTTFAEIDALTGVYARGKNVIACWGMGLTQHKNSVPTIQILTNLMMMRGNIGRPGAGLLPVRGHSNVQGNRTVGIEEQPTEAFLDRLEKAFNFEPPRKHGYDVVNTISAMLEGKVKVFVGLGGNFAAATPDTPRTQQALRQCDLTVHIATKLNRSHLIHGRDALILPTLGRTEIDMQNGVPQGVTVEDSVCMVHVSYGMNKPASPDLMSETAIIANMAAATLGNRKIDWLWYAQDYARIRNAIEKVLPGFEDYNARIAVPGGFHLTPPARDRIWDTPSGKAEFLVHPIVKDTPIRQARAEHGDKLLVMMTTRSHDQYNTTIYGLNDRYRGVFGLRRVVFINPSDMDRLGFKAGQHVDITSVWADGVTRHVQDFRLVPYDIPAGCIGTYYPETNPLVPLESTGDGCGTPTSKSVPVLLTAAA; from the coding sequence ATGAGCAGCAAGCCGACCCCCGAAGACGGTTACATCGCCCCCTACACCCACCCCGCAGCCGGATGGGGCGCTCTCAAGTACGTGGCCATCAATCTCGTGAAAGAGAAGGTGGCCGGCGGCAAGTACGTGACGTTGTTCCGGCAGAACCAGCCAGACGGCTTCGACTGTCCCGGCTGCGCATGGCCCGATCGCGAACATGGCTCGACCTTCGAGTTCTGCGAGAACGGCGTGAAGGCGGTGGCGGCGGAAGCCACCAGCAAGCGCGTCACGCCCGAGTTCTTCGCGGAACATTCCGTCACGTCGCTGCTCACGCAGACCGATTACGAACTGGAGCAGCACGGCCGCCTGACGCATCCGATGGTCTACGACGCCTTGGCGGACCGCTACGTCGCGATCGACTGGGACGAAGCGTTCGCCCTGATCGCGCGCCATCTGCGCGCGCTCGACACGCCGGACGCGGCGGCGTTCTATACGTCCGGTCGCGCAAGCAACGAAGCCGCGTTCCTGTACCAGTTGTTCGTGCGTGCCTACGGCACCAACAATTTTCCCGACTGCTCGAATATGTGCCACGAGGCCACGAGCCGCGGCATGCCCGTGACCGTCGGTGTAGGCAAGGCGACCGTGGTGCTCGACGACTTCGAACATGCGGACACGATCCTGATCTTTGGCCATAACGCGGCGACCAACCATCCGCGCATGCTCGGCGAACTACGCGAATGCGCGCGCCGCGGCACGATGATTGTGTCGATCAACCCGCTGCGCGAGCGCGGCATGGAACGCTTTACGAGCCCGCAGCATGCTTCGGAGATGATCACGGGCAGCAGCACGAAGATCGCGTCGATGTTCGTGCAGCCGCAGCTCGGCGGCGATTTCGCGCTGATCAAGGGCATGGCCAAGCGCCTGATCGAAATGGACGATGCGGCGCGCGAACGCGGCGAGCCATCGCTGATCGACGAGGACTTCGTGCGCCGTCATACGCATGGCTACGATGCGTTCGTCGCCGACCTGCGCGCCGAGAACTGGGCCGACATCGTCGAGCAGTCGGGCACGACGTTCGCGGAAATCGACGCGCTGACCGGCGTCTATGCGCGCGGCAAGAACGTGATTGCCTGCTGGGGCATGGGCCTGACGCAGCACAAGAACTCGGTGCCGACGATCCAGATCCTCACGAACCTGATGATGATGCGCGGCAATATCGGCCGCCCGGGTGCGGGCCTGCTGCCGGTGCGCGGCCACTCGAACGTGCAGGGCAACCGCACGGTCGGCATCGAGGAGCAACCGACCGAGGCGTTTCTCGATCGGCTGGAGAAGGCGTTCAACTTCGAGCCGCCGCGCAAGCACGGCTATGACGTGGTCAACACGATCTCGGCGATGCTCGAAGGCAAGGTGAAGGTCTTTGTCGGCCTGGGCGGCAACTTTGCGGCGGCCACGCCGGACACGCCGCGCACGCAGCAGGCGCTGCGCCAGTGCGACCTGACCGTGCATATCGCGACCAAGCTCAATCGCAGCCACCTGATCCACGGCCGCGACGCGCTGATCCTGCCCACGCTGGGCCGCACGGAGATCGATATGCAGAATGGCGTGCCGCAGGGCGTCACCGTGGAAGACTCGGTCTGCATGGTGCACGTGTCGTACGGCATGAACAAGCCCGCGTCCCCGGACCTGATGTCGGAGACCGCGATCATCGCCAACATGGCCGCCGCGACGCTCGGCAATCGCAAGATCGACTGGCTCTGGTACGCACAGGACTACGCGCGCATTCGCAATGCCATCGAGAAGGTGCTGCCAGGTTTCGAGGACTACAACGCGCGCATCGCCGTGCCGGGCGGCTTTCATCTGACGCCGCCGGCACGGGACCGCATCTGGGATACGCCGTCGGGCAAGGCCGAGTTCCTCGTGCATCCGATCGTCAAGGACACGCCGATCCGCCAGGCGCGGGCCGAGCACGGGGACAAGCTGCTCGTGATGATGACCACGCGCTCGCACGACCAGTACAACACGACGATCTATGGCCTGAACGACCGTTATCGCGGCGTGTTCGGCCTGCGCCGCGTCGTGTTCATCAACCCGTCCGATATGGATCGCCTGGGCTTCAAGGCGGGGCAGCACGTCGATATCACGAGCGTGTGGGCAGACGGCGTGACGCGGCATGTCCAGGATTTCCGCCTCGTGCCCTACGACATCCCGGCCGGCTGCATCGGCACCTACTATCCGGAGACCAACCCGCTGGTGCCGCTGGAGAGCACCGGCGACGGTTGCGGCACGCCGACGTCGAAGTCCGTGCCGGTGTTGCTGACGGCCGCCGCCTGA
- a CDS encoding D-amino acid dehydrogenase, translated as MKTIAVIGGGITGATTAYALARRGLSVTMFERHRYAAMETSFANGGQLSASNAETWTHWSTLFKGLKWMLRNDAPLLVNPRPSWHKLSWFAEFIASMPRYRANTVETARLAIAARAHLFAWAEAENIDFDLKRRGILHIYRNKAGFDHAGRVSATLAEGGLERRAVTPEEMRAIEPTLAGTYYGGYYTESDSTGDIHKFTTGIAAAAARHGVTTLYDQQVTAVNTDGTSARVTSVCDGLPATREFDAVVVCAGVASRDFARQLGDRVNIYPVKGYSITVNLNDAASQSAAPTVSLLDDETKLVTSRLGTDRFRVAGTAEFNGINRDIRADRIRPLVDWVHQCFPGVSTRSVVPWAGLRPMMPDMMPRVGRGRAANVFYNTGHGHLGWTLSAATADMIGDVVAGVAAGTAVRLAVA; from the coding sequence ATGAAAACCATCGCAGTGATTGGCGGCGGCATTACCGGCGCCACAACCGCTTACGCCCTCGCCCGGCGCGGCCTCTCCGTCACGATGTTCGAACGTCACCGCTATGCGGCGATGGAGACATCGTTCGCCAACGGCGGGCAGCTATCGGCGTCCAACGCGGAAACCTGGACGCACTGGTCCACGCTGTTCAAGGGCCTCAAATGGATGCTGCGCAACGACGCGCCGCTGCTCGTGAATCCGCGCCCGTCGTGGCACAAGCTGAGCTGGTTTGCCGAGTTCATCGCATCGATGCCCCGCTACCGCGCGAACACCGTGGAGACGGCCCGGCTGGCCATCGCCGCGCGCGCCCATCTGTTTGCGTGGGCAGAAGCCGAAAACATCGACTTCGACCTGAAGCGCCGCGGCATCCTGCATATTTACCGCAACAAGGCTGGCTTCGACCATGCGGGACGCGTGTCGGCGACGCTGGCGGAGGGCGGGCTCGAGCGCCGCGCCGTGACGCCCGAGGAAATGCGCGCGATCGAGCCGACGCTGGCCGGCACGTATTACGGCGGCTATTACACAGAAAGCGATTCCACTGGCGATATCCACAAGTTCACGACGGGGATTGCCGCCGCGGCGGCGCGGCATGGCGTGACCACGCTCTATGACCAGCAGGTAACGGCGGTGAACACCGATGGGACATCGGCCCGCGTCACGTCCGTGTGCGACGGTCTGCCCGCCACGCGCGAGTTCGACGCGGTGGTGGTCTGCGCGGGCGTGGCCAGCCGCGACTTTGCGCGCCAGCTCGGCGATCGCGTGAACATCTATCCGGTGAAGGGGTATTCCATCACGGTCAATCTCAACGATGCCGCGAGCCAGTCCGCTGCGCCGACCGTCAGCCTGCTCGACGACGAGACCAAGCTCGTGACCAGCCGGCTGGGCACCGACCGGTTTCGCGTGGCGGGCACGGCCGAATTCAACGGCATCAACCGCGATATCCGCGCGGATCGCATCCGTCCGCTCGTCGATTGGGTCCATCAGTGCTTCCCCGGCGTGAGCACGCGCAGCGTGGTGCCGTGGGCCGGACTGCGGCCGATGATGCCGGACATGATGCCGCGTGTGGGACGCGGGCGCGCCGCGAACGTGTTCTACAACACCGGCCACGGGCATCTGGGCTGGACGCTGTCCGCGGCGACCGCCGACATGATCGGCGACGTGGTGGCCGGCGTCGCGGCGGGCACGGCGGTGCGGCTGGCCGTGGCGTAG
- a CDS encoding DJ-1/PfpI family protein, with protein sequence MTPIPTDIPLKIGGLIFPKMDQCDFTGPFEALARVPSSTFFTIWKDKQPVRDMAGMQLVADTTFDEAPQLDVLLVPGGHGQEALMADEAVIGFIRRQAAGARYVYSVCTGALLCGAAGLLQGKRATTHWTAMATLPFFGAIPSDDRVVIDGKYVSAGGVTSGIDGSLIMVSLLRGETVAQELQLYMNYDPKPPFNAGSPKTAPAPILETVTQRAAPITAQRLATAKAYQDKVASDASKDASATA encoded by the coding sequence ATGACCCCAATTCCCACCGACATTCCCCTGAAGATCGGCGGCCTCATCTTCCCGAAGATGGACCAGTGCGACTTTACCGGCCCGTTCGAGGCGCTCGCGCGCGTGCCCAGCTCGACCTTCTTCACCATCTGGAAGGACAAGCAACCCGTGCGCGATATGGCCGGCATGCAGCTGGTGGCCGACACGACCTTCGACGAGGCCCCGCAGCTGGACGTGCTGCTCGTGCCCGGCGGCCATGGCCAGGAAGCGCTGATGGCCGACGAGGCGGTGATCGGCTTTATCCGCCGCCAGGCCGCCGGCGCGCGCTATGTGTACTCCGTCTGCACCGGCGCGCTGCTTTGCGGCGCGGCGGGCCTGCTGCAAGGCAAGCGCGCGACCACGCACTGGACCGCGATGGCAACGCTGCCGTTCTTTGGCGCGATTCCCAGCGACGACCGCGTCGTCATCGACGGCAAGTATGTGAGCGCGGGCGGCGTGACATCCGGCATCGACGGGTCGCTGATCATGGTGTCGCTGCTGCGCGGCGAGACCGTGGCGCAGGAGCTGCAGCTGTACATGAACTACGACCCGAAGCCGCCGTTCAATGCCGGTTCGCCGAAGACGGCGCCGGCACCCATCCTGGAAACGGTCACGCAACGCGCGGCACCGATCACGGCGCAGCGGCTCGCCACCGCGAAGGCCTATCAGGACAAGGTCGCCAGCGACGCGAGCAAGGACGCATCGGCAACGGCCTGA